In Streptomyces sp. HUAS ZL42, the DNA window CGCTCTGCATGGGCCCCAGCGTAAGGCTCGCGTCCGACAACGGCGCGAGGCAGTCTGTGGAGGACGGAAGTCGGGCCGAGGCCGCGGCCCGAAGACCACGCCGGAACGGGACACCGACCCGTTCCGGGCACGCTTCGCGTGTGGAACACTGGTCTAGACAACCTTGAAAACCGAAGGGCAGCATCACATGGCTGAGCGCCGCGTCAACGTCGGCTGGGCCGAGGGCCTCCACGCCCGCCCCGCATCCATCTTCGTCCGGGCCGCCACGGCCGCAGGTGTCCCGGTGACGATCGCCAAGGCCGACGGCAACCCCGTCAACGCGGCCTCCATGCTGGCCGTCCTCGGCCTGGGCGCCCAGGGCGGCGAGGAGATCGTCCTCGCCTCCGACGCCGAGGGTGCCGACGTGGCCCTCGACCGTCTGGCCAAGCTGGTCGCCGAGGGGCTCGAGGAGCTCCCCGAGACCGTCTGAGCCCCGCGCGCGGCGCACGCCGGAGCCGCGTCACCCCTGGCGGGTGGCGCGGCTCCGGCGTTCTTCGCCCCGGTCACGGGTTTTCGCACCCCGCGAACGGAATTACCACAGGCATACTCCGGGACCGCCGCGCGGGCATACGAATGGCGCGCGCACAGAAATTCCCGGCACGCGAGAAAAAGGGCAGCGGAAATACGCCTCCACCGAATAGCCCCTCTTTGTATACGGTGCCCGTGTTAATGCCGCAGACTCGACATGTTTACGGGAGGTTGCGAAGTCCTCACACGGTCGGGGCGGTCCGCGCCGCCGGAAAAACGCAGCCGGTGCGCCGTCGTCGCGCGCTCGGTGTGCAGGGCCGTGATCGCCCGCGCGCGCTCGCCGTCGCCGCGCGCCACCGCGTCCACGATCGCGCCGTGCTCCGCCCACGACTCCACGGGGTTGGCGGGCGCCTCCACCGCGTACATCCATGCGATCTTGTGCCGGAGCTGGGTCAGCATGGAGGTCAGCGCCTGGCTGCCGGAGGCCTGGGCGAGCGTCTCGTGGAACCAGCCGCCCAGGGAGCGCAGGTCCTCGTTGCTGCCGCGCCGGGCCCGCTCCTGGCCGAGCCTCACGAGCCCGCGCAGCACCTTCAGATGGGCCTCCGTGCGCCGCTGGGCCGCCCGGGAGGCGCCGAGCGGTTCCAGGAGCATGCGCATCTCGAGCAGGTCGGCGGCCTCCTGCTCGGTCGGTTCCGCGACGCACGCGCCCGCGTGCCGCCGGGTCACCACGAACCCCTCCGCCTCCAGCGTCCGCAGGGCCTCGCGTACGGGGACGCGCGAGACGCCGTAGCGACGCGCGAGGAGTTCCTCGGTGAGTCGGCTGCCACGCTCGTAGACACCCGCGACGATGTCGTCCCGGATGGCCGTGCACACCGAGTGCGCCGGAATACGCATGACCGACCTCCGCCTTAATCCCCGTGAAACGTCGACGATAGACGTGTGTCCAGTGACTCTATTGCAATGAGCCGGAATTTCCGATGGCGGGCCGGAATCCAGGGATATTTTTTGGACAGCCGGGTGTCCAAAACGACGAAAGCCCCGGCTCGGGGAGCCGGGGCCTCGGGAGTCGTCCCGTGTGTCGTCAGACGTTCACGCCGTGCTTGCGGAGGTAGGCGACGGGGTTGATGTCGGAGCCGTACTCCGGGGTCGCACGGACCTCGAAGTGCAGGTGCGGCCCGGTGACGTTGCCGGTCGCACCGGAAAGGCCGATGCGCTGGCCCGGGGTGACCTTCTGGCCCACCGAGACGGCGATGGTCGACAGGTGGCCGTACTGCGTGTACGTGCCGTCGCTCATCCTGATCACGATCTGGTTGCCGTAGGAGCCGGCCCAGCCCGCCTCCACGACGGTGCCGGTCCCGACCGCGTGCACGGGGGTGCCGCCGGCGGCGTGGAAGTCGACGCCGGTGTGGCTGCCGGAGGACCACACGGAGCCGCCGGTCTTGTAGCCCGTGGAGACGTAGGAGCCGGTGATCGGCAGAACAAAGGTGTTGAGGCGCTTGCGCTCGGCCTCGCGGGCGGAGCGCTTGCGCTCGGCCTCGCGGGCGGCACGGGCCTTGGCCTCGCGCTCCGCCCTGGCCTTCTCCACGGCCTTCTTGCGTGCGGCCTCCTCGGCCGCCTTCTGCCGCGCGGCCTCCTTCTGGACGGCGGCCTGTTCGTCGATCCGGTCGGCGAGGGAGTCGCCGATGGTGACGACGGGGATCAGGCCGGTGTCCTCGACGGAGGTCTCGGTGGCGAGTGCCGGAGCGGACAGGGTGCCGATGACGCCGGTGGTGGTGAGCGCCGCGATGCCCGCCGCGCGGGCGGTGGTGCGCTTCATCCGGCTGGGACGCCGGTGCTTCCCGGTGGCGCAGGTGAACGCCATGAAGTTGAGCGGTCCTTTCCTTCCCTCTCGCCTACCGGGTTAGCTGACGGGTTCGGAGCAGGAAGGTCTCCTACGGGCACCCTCGCGGTACGCGCGGGCGTCCGATTCACCCCAGGGACTTCGATGGGTCCCCGGCTCCCCTGGCTCGCGCCGTACGGGGACTCGGCGATGGCTGTCCGGTGCCGCGGATGCGGCGCACTGCCTGACGGACAGCCCGGATGACGCTAAGCGGGACAACTTTCAATCCCCAAACCGATCACGACTTTTGTAGCGCATCCCACAGGGCAGACAGGCAACCTCCGCCTCAATTCGGACATCAAAGGGCCCTGGTGACGCCTCCGTCACCAGGGCCCGTACGCGCGCGTGCCGCTATTCGGCGCTGACGACGGTGACTTCGCCGATGCCGAGGGCCTCCACGGGCTCCTTGATCTGTGCGGCGTCACCGACGAGGACGGTCACCAGGCGGTCCACCGGGAAGGCGCTCACGGCGGCCGCGGTGGCCTCCACGGTGCCGGTCGCCGCGAGTTGCCGGTACAGGGTGGCCTGGTAGTCGTCGGGCAGATGCTGCTCGACCTGGTCGGCCAGCGTGCCGGCGACGGCCGCCGCGGTCTCGTACTTCAGCGGCGCCACACCGACCAGGTTCTGCACGGCCACGTCGCGCTCGGCGTCGGTCAGGCCGTCGGCCGCGAGCGTGCGCAGCACCGTCCAGAGGTCCTGCAGGGCGGGGCCGGTGTTCGGGGTGTCGACGGAGCCGCTGATGGCGAGCATCGCGGCGCCCGTGCCGTCCGGGGCGGATCGCAGGACCTGCCCGAACGCGCGCACGCCGTAGGTGTAGCCCTTCTCCTCGCGCAGGACGCGGTCCAGGCGGGAGGTGAGGGTGCCGCCGAGGCAGTACGTGCCGAGCACCTGCGCGGGCCACACGCGGTCGTGCCGGTCCGGGCCGACGCGGCCGATGAGCAGCTGTGTCTGGACGGCGCCGGGGCGGTCCACGATGACCACCCTGCCGGTGTCGTCGGCGGTCACCGGGGGCACGGGACGGGGCTGGGCCGGGGAGCCCGACCAGGCGCCGAGCGTCTCGTCGAGCAGTGCGTCCAGGTCCAGGCCGGTGAGGTCGCCGACGACCACGGCGGTGGCCGTCGCGGGCCTGACATGACGGTCGTAGAAGGCACGCACGGCCGCCGAGTCGATCTTGGCGACCGTCTCCTCGGTGCCCTGGCGCGGGCGCGACATGCGCGCGGTCGCCGGGAACAGTTCCTTGGAGAGCTCCTTGGCGGCGCGGCGGGAGGGGTTGGCCAGCTCGTGCGGGATCTCGTCGAGGCGGTTGCGGACCAGCCGCTCGACCTCGCTGTCGGCGAACGCGGGCGCCCGCAGGGCGTCGGAGAGCAGGCCGAGCCCCTTGGCCAGGCGCGAGGCCGGCACCTCCAGGCTCAGCCGTACGCCGGGGTGGTCGGCGTGCGAGTCGAGCGTGGCACCGGCGCGCTCCAGCTCGGCGGCGAACTCCTCGGCCGAGTGCTTGTCGGTGCCCTCGGAGAAGGCCCGCGCCATGATCGTGCCGACGCCGTCGAGACCGGCCGGTTCGGCGTCCAGAGGCGCGTCCAGCAGCACCTCCACGGCGACGACCTGCTGTCCGGGGCGGTGGCAGCGCAGGACGGTCAGGCCGTTGTCGAGGGCGCTGCGCTCGGGGGCCGGGAAGGCCCAGGGCTTGGCCTCGCCCGCCTGGGGCTGGGGGTGGAATTCCATCGTGGCGAGCTCGGTCACTTGGCCGCCTCCTCGTTGTCGTCGGTGGCTTCCACGGTGGCCTCTGCCTCCGGGTCCTCCGGGGGATCGGCGTCCTGGGTGTGCTCCGCGACCTCGGCGGAGAGGGGCTCGTAGACGAGCACCGCACGGTTGTCGGGGCGCAGGCGGGCCTTGGCGACCTCCTGGACCTCCTCGGCCGTGACCTCGAGCACGCGCTTCACGGCGGTGAGGGCGAGCTGGGGATCGCCGAACAGGACGGCGTACCGGCACAGTTCGTCGGCGCGGCCCGCGACCGTGCCGAGCCGGTCCAGCCACTCGCGCTCCAACTGGGCCTGGGCACGCTCCATTTCCTCGGCCGTGGGCCCCTCCTCGGCGAACCGGGCGAGCTCCTCGTCGATGGCGGCCTCGATCACCGGCACCTCGACGTCACCGGACGTCTTCACGTCGAGCCACCCCAGGGAGGGCGCCCCGGCGAGCCGCAGCAGGCCGAAGCCGGCCGCGACCGCCGTGCGGTCGCGGCGTACGAGCCGGTTGTAGAGGCGGGACGACTCGCCGCCGCCGAGGACGGTGAGCGCCAGGTCGGCCGCGTCGCACGCGCGCGTGCCGTCGTGCGGCAGCCGGTAGGCCGCCATCAGGGCGCGCGCCGGGACCTCCTCCTCGACGACATGGCGCAGCTGCTCGCCGATGATCTCCGGCAGCGCGCCGTCGCGCGGGGCGGGCTTCCCGTCGTGCGACGCAATGGATCCGAAGTACCTCTCGATCCAGGCGAGCGTCTGCTCCGGGTCGATGTCGCCGACGACCGACAGTACGGCGTTGTTGGGCGCGTAGTACGTACGGAAGAACGCGCGCGCGTCCTCCAGGGTCGCCGCGTCCAGGTCGGCCATGGAGCCGATCGGGGTGTGGTGGTAGGGGTGCCCGTCCGGGTAGGCCAGGGCGGTCAGCCGCTCGAAGGCCGTGCCGTAGGGCACGTTGTCGTAGCGCTGGCGGCGCTCGTTCTTGACGACGTCACGCTGGTTCTCCATGGACTCGTCGTCGAGGGCGGCGAGCAGGGAGCCCATGCGGTCGGCCTCCAGCCAGAGGGCGAGCTCCAGCTGGTGGGCGGGCATGGTCTCGAAGTAGTTGGTGCGCTCGAAGCTGGTGGTTCCGTTCAGCGAGCCGCCCGCGCCCTGCACCAGCTCGA includes these proteins:
- a CDS encoding M16 family metallopeptidase — protein: MPMGHTATDQAGSGGLTATEHRLANGLRVVLSEDHLTPVAAVCLWYDVGSRHEVKGRTGLAHLFEHLMFQGSAQVEGNGHFELVQGAGGSLNGTTSFERTNYFETMPAHQLELALWLEADRMGSLLAALDDESMENQRDVVKNERRQRYDNVPYGTAFERLTALAYPDGHPYHHTPIGSMADLDAATLEDARAFFRTYYAPNNAVLSVVGDIDPEQTLAWIERYFGSIASHDGKPAPRDGALPEIIGEQLRHVVEEEVPARALMAAYRLPHDGTRACDAADLALTVLGGGESSRLYNRLVRRDRTAVAAGFGLLRLAGAPSLGWLDVKTSGDVEVPVIEAAIDEELARFAEEGPTAEEMERAQAQLEREWLDRLGTVAGRADELCRYAVLFGDPQLALTAVKRVLEVTAEEVQEVAKARLRPDNRAVLVYEPLSAEVAEHTQDADPPEDPEAEATVEATDDNEEAAK
- a CDS encoding HPr family phosphocarrier protein, which codes for MAERRVNVGWAEGLHARPASIFVRAATAAGVPVTIAKADGNPVNAASMLAVLGLGAQGGEEIVLASDAEGADVALDRLAKLVAEGLEELPETV
- a CDS encoding M23 family metallopeptidase, translating into MAFTCATGKHRRPSRMKRTTARAAGIAALTTTGVIGTLSAPALATETSVEDTGLIPVVTIGDSLADRIDEQAAVQKEAARQKAAEEAARKKAVEKARAEREAKARAAREAERKRSAREAERKRLNTFVLPITGSYVSTGYKTGGSVWSSGSHTGVDFHAAGGTPVHAVGTGTVVEAGWAGSYGNQIVIRMSDGTYTQYGHLSTIAVSVGQKVTPGQRIGLSGATGNVTGPHLHFEVRATPEYGSDINPVAYLRKHGVNV
- a CDS encoding GntR family transcriptional regulator: MRIPAHSVCTAIRDDIVAGVYERGSRLTEELLARRYGVSRVPVREALRTLEAEGFVVTRRHAGACVAEPTEQEAADLLEMRMLLEPLGASRAAQRRTEAHLKVLRGLVRLGQERARRGSNEDLRSLGGWFHETLAQASGSQALTSMLTQLRHKIAWMYAVEAPANPVESWAEHGAIVDAVARGDGERARAITALHTERATTAHRLRFSGGADRPDRVRTSQPPVNMSSLRH
- a CDS encoding M16 family metallopeptidase; this translates as MTELATMEFHPQPQAGEAKPWAFPAPERSALDNGLTVLRCHRPGQQVVAVEVLLDAPLDAEPAGLDGVGTIMARAFSEGTDKHSAEEFAAELERAGATLDSHADHPGVRLSLEVPASRLAKGLGLLSDALRAPAFADSEVERLVRNRLDEIPHELANPSRRAAKELSKELFPATARMSRPRQGTEETVAKIDSAAVRAFYDRHVRPATATAVVVGDLTGLDLDALLDETLGAWSGSPAQPRPVPPVTADDTGRVVIVDRPGAVQTQLLIGRVGPDRHDRVWPAQVLGTYCLGGTLTSRLDRVLREEKGYTYGVRAFGQVLRSAPDGTGAAMLAISGSVDTPNTGPALQDLWTVLRTLAADGLTDAERDVAVQNLVGVAPLKYETAAAVAGTLADQVEQHLPDDYQATLYRQLAATGTVEATAAAVSAFPVDRLVTVLVGDAAQIKEPVEALGIGEVTVVSAE